From Chryseobacterium joostei, the proteins below share one genomic window:
- a CDS encoding carboxymuconolactone decarboxylase family protein, whose translation MNYKDIAKETIGNLYKAHTSIRKSGIDEKLIALAELRVSQINGCAYCCSYHAKELSNFGLEQDIINRLPGWKHTKVFNNQQTLVLSWAEAITNNTDNWHEIKKKLVEHFSEREIVELTASITLMSTLNKLRITLAEED comes from the coding sequence ATGAACTATAAAGACATCGCTAAAGAAACCATTGGGAACCTGTATAAAGCTCACACAAGCATTAGAAAATCGGGTATTGATGAAAAGCTTATTGCCTTGGCAGAACTACGTGTATCTCAAATCAACGGATGTGCGTATTGCTGTAGTTATCATGCAAAAGAATTGTCCAACTTTGGCCTTGAACAGGACATTATTAATAGGCTTCCAGGCTGGAAGCACACCAAAGTCTTCAATAATCAACAAACGCTTGTTTTAAGCTGGGCTGAAGCTATAACCAACAATACTGATAATTGGCATGAAATCAAGAAAAAACTTGTAGAACATTTTTCTGAACGGGAAATTGTAGAATTAACTGCCAGTATCACTTTAATGAGTACTTTGAATAAACTGAGGATTACGTTGGCTGAAGAAGATTAA
- a CDS encoding NADH:flavin oxidoreductase, with product MSTSLFKPFQYKNLELKNRIVMAPMTRAQSDNGVPTQNIADYYGRRAASEVGLILSEGTVINRPGSKNVQNIPDFYGTEALNGWKNVIDTVHQNGGKMGPQIWHVGDTRMSEDYPLVPMEKASTMTIEDIQDTIAQFAASAKSAKDLGFDCLEIHGAHGYLIDQFFWEVTNTRTDEYGGKTLKERSRFAVDVVKAIRAAVGEDFTIILRLSQWKQQDYKTRLAFTPNEMEDWLLPLKEAGVDIFHCSQRRFWEPEFEGSDLNFAGWAKKITGQPTITVGSVGLNGDFLNAFAGQGTEKTDLTELIRRLDNEEFDLVAVGRAILQDYQWVKKIKDGNVEELLDFSAESMSVLF from the coding sequence ATGAGTACATCATTATTTAAACCGTTTCAATACAAGAATCTAGAGCTTAAAAATAGAATCGTAATGGCTCCAATGACCAGAGCACAATCTGACAATGGAGTTCCTACACAGAACATAGCAGACTATTACGGAAGAAGAGCTGCTTCAGAAGTGGGGCTGATTCTTTCTGAAGGAACTGTTATCAACAGACCCGGGTCAAAGAATGTACAAAACATCCCGGATTTCTACGGAACAGAAGCTTTAAACGGCTGGAAAAACGTAATAGACACCGTACATCAGAATGGTGGTAAAATGGGACCGCAGATCTGGCATGTAGGAGATACAAGAATGTCTGAAGACTATCCTTTAGTTCCAATGGAAAAGGCTTCAACAATGACCATTGAGGATATTCAGGATACAATTGCACAGTTTGCAGCTTCTGCAAAATCCGCAAAGGATCTTGGTTTTGACTGTCTTGAAATTCATGGTGCACATGGGTATCTTATCGATCAGTTTTTCTGGGAAGTAACCAATACAAGAACAGATGAATACGGCGGGAAAACCTTAAAGGAAAGAAGCCGATTTGCTGTGGATGTAGTAAAAGCTATCAGAGCAGCGGTAGGAGAGGACTTTACCATTATTCTTCGTCTTTCGCAATGGAAACAGCAGGATTATAAGACTAGACTTGCCTTTACACCTAATGAAATGGAAGACTGGTTGTTGCCATTAAAAGAAGCCGGAGTAGATATTTTCCACTGTTCACAGCGTCGTTTTTGGGAGCCGGAATTTGAAGGTTCTGATTTAAACTTTGCAGGTTGGGCTAAGAAAATTACAGGCCAACCAACCATTACCGTGGGTTCTGTAGGTTTAAACGGAGATTTCTTAAATGCTTTTGCAGGCCAGGGAACAGAAAAAACAGACCTTACAGAGTTAATAAGAAGACTTGATAATGAGGAGTTTGATCTTGTTGCCGTAGGACGTGCTATTTTGCAGGATTATCAATGGGTAAAAAAGATCAAAGATGGAAACGTTGAGGAACTTTTAGACTTTTCAGCAGAAAGTATGAGCGTATTATTTTAA
- a CDS encoding sterol desaturase family protein, whose translation MESLMSENGLEHVYAWSVPLFAAVILAEMIYSHVSEAKLYSGKDLATNVYLALMNFGLDLIMKTFAMGVMFFFYNHKLFSWDLSIWYLLACFVITDFAYYVLHYVDHRSRAFWAVHITHHSSEYFNITTGFRSPVLQPLYRYLYFSPLAFLGFSPWHIMVAYAIGQVYGTWVHTQTVKSMGVLEYVLVTPSHHRVHHACNIKYLDKNMGMCLIIWDKMFGTFQKEDPNIPVKYGIYPKMPDNRPDTVLFYEWRKIWKDIKQPGLKFTDRVNYIFNSPGWRHDGTGKTVRQYQKEYFEKQARKEQEKNQKEQKTA comes from the coding sequence ATGGAGAGTTTAATGAGCGAGAATGGTTTAGAACATGTATATGCATGGTCAGTTCCATTATTTGCGGCTGTTATTTTAGCTGAAATGATTTACAGCCACGTTTCAGAGGCGAAATTATATAGTGGAAAAGATCTTGCAACAAACGTTTATCTGGCGTTGATGAACTTTGGTCTTGACCTTATCATGAAGACGTTTGCCATGGGGGTGATGTTTTTCTTTTACAATCACAAACTTTTTTCATGGGATCTTAGTATTTGGTATCTGCTGGCTTGTTTTGTTATTACAGATTTTGCCTACTATGTTTTGCATTATGTTGATCACCGTTCCAGAGCATTTTGGGCAGTTCATATTACACACCATAGCTCAGAATACTTTAACATTACAACAGGATTCAGAAGTCCGGTACTACAGCCGCTTTACAGATATCTCTACTTTTCTCCATTGGCATTTTTAGGATTTAGTCCTTGGCACATTATGGTTGCTTATGCCATAGGGCAGGTATATGGAACATGGGTGCATACACAAACTGTGAAGAGCATGGGAGTTTTAGAATATGTTTTAGTAACCCCCTCTCACCACCGTGTACATCATGCTTGTAACATTAAGTATCTGGATAAAAATATGGGTATGTGTCTGATTATCTGGGATAAAATGTTTGGTACTTTCCAAAAAGAAGACCCCAATATTCCTGTGAAATATGGTATCTATCCAAAAATGCCTGACAATAGACCGGATACAGTTCTTTTTTACGAATGGAGAAAGATCTGGAAAGATATTAAGCAACCTGGACTAAAGTTTACTGATAGAGTCAACTATATTTTCAATTCTCCGGGATGGAGGCATGATGGTACCGGGAAGACGGTAAGACAATATCAGAAAGAATACTTTGAAAAACAGGCGAGAAAAGAACAAGAGAAAAATCAGAAAGAGCAAAAGACTGCTTAA
- a CDS encoding winged helix-turn-helix transcriptional regulator yields the protein MKKNELMQYSCPLGKAMAALGSKWKPIIVLVIKDRKLRFGELAVRINVISRKVLTDQLREMESDGLIIREEFKELPPRVEYSLTEKGLALLPILYLLEEWEAKYQVKGLYDKDCSLVDNKIKKAVNV from the coding sequence ATGAAAAAGAATGAATTAATGCAATACAGCTGTCCTCTGGGCAAGGCAATGGCCGCGCTGGGAAGCAAATGGAAACCCATCATTGTTCTGGTTATCAAGGACAGAAAATTACGCTTTGGAGAGCTTGCTGTACGCATTAACGTAATCTCCAGAAAGGTATTGACTGATCAATTGAGGGAAATGGAAAGCGATGGATTGATTATCCGTGAAGAATTTAAGGAACTTCCTCCAAGGGTAGAATATTCTCTTACTGAAAAAGGATTGGCACTGCTTCCAATTTTATATTTATTGGAAGAATGGGAGGCAAAATATCAAGTAAAAGGACTATATGATAAGGATTGTAGCCTGGTAGATAATAAAATAAAAAAGGCTGTCAATGTTTGA
- a CDS encoding alpha-ketoacid dehydrogenase subunit alpha/beta, producing the protein MQTTYIETQQISFQDFKNQILEDYRLGRISREMSYLGRREVLTGKAKFGIFGDGKELPQLAMAKVFRNGDFRSGYYRDQTFALAIDALTVESFFAQMYADTSVEREPASAGRQMNGHFATRSLNEDGSWKDLTAQKNISSDISPTAGQMPRLLGLAQASTIYKSVKFEGSEKFSKEGNEIAFGTIGDASTAEGHFWETLNAACALQVPMIVSIWDDGYGISVPTKNQRAKADISEMLSGFQRKEGENQGCEIIQVKAWDYPALLDAYARAEHFARTESVPVVVHVIDVTQPQGHSTSGSHERYKNEARLAWEAEFDGLVKFREWILNYSIEIEGKEEVIATAEELDAIDEEAKKKAKTGQKAAWDNYQNAIKDLIQSVLPLVENLKGQNAEVETYITHFNKLVSKAKKDVFHLARKALLATRGTNSAERNQLMQKYNEVAEVEKDNYSSHLYSQSEWKAENIQEIKPVYSDSSEDVDGRVVIRNNFDKIFEKYPETLIFGEDTGNIGDVNQGLEGMQEKYGALRIADTGIREATILGQGIGMAMRGLKPIAEIQYLDYVLYCLQGMSDDLATVHYRTKGGQKAPLIIRTRGHRLEGIWHSGSPMAGILNLSKGILVLVPRSLTKAAGFYNTMLQADEPAIIVECLNGYRLKEKQPDNLGEFTVPVGKIEVTKEGKDVTLVTYGSTWRVVTEAANELEKLGISAEVIDIQSLIPFDLSHEIAESVKKTNRLVVIDEDVEGGTTGFILQQILEKQKAFRYLDSDPLTISANDHRPAYASDGDYFSKPSTDDMVEKIYAMFNETNPQKYPAIF; encoded by the coding sequence ATGCAAACAACCTATATTGAAACACAGCAAATATCCTTTCAAGATTTTAAAAATCAGATACTTGAAGATTACAGGTTAGGAAGGATTTCTCGTGAAATGTCTTATCTCGGAAGGAGAGAAGTACTTACCGGAAAAGCTAAATTCGGAATTTTTGGGGATGGTAAGGAGCTTCCTCAGCTTGCAATGGCGAAGGTTTTCAGAAATGGAGACTTCCGTTCAGGGTATTATAGAGACCAGACTTTTGCATTAGCAATAGATGCCTTAACAGTAGAAAGTTTCTTTGCACAGATGTATGCGGATACAAGCGTGGAAAGAGAACCTGCTTCAGCTGGAAGACAGATGAACGGTCACTTCGCAACAAGAAGTTTAAATGAAGACGGAAGCTGGAAAGATCTTACGGCACAGAAGAACATTTCTTCAGATATTTCTCCTACAGCAGGTCAAATGCCAAGGTTACTAGGATTAGCTCAGGCATCTACCATTTATAAAAGTGTAAAATTTGAGGGTTCAGAAAAATTCTCAAAAGAAGGTAATGAAATTGCTTTCGGAACCATTGGGGATGCATCTACAGCAGAGGGTCACTTCTGGGAAACATTAAATGCTGCATGTGCACTTCAGGTTCCTATGATCGTTTCAATCTGGGATGATGGATATGGAATTTCAGTTCCTACAAAAAACCAGAGAGCAAAAGCTGATATCAGCGAAATGTTAAGCGGTTTCCAGAGAAAAGAAGGAGAAAACCAAGGATGTGAGATTATTCAGGTGAAGGCTTGGGATTATCCTGCATTATTAGATGCCTATGCAAGAGCAGAGCACTTTGCCAGAACAGAAAGCGTTCCTGTAGTGGTTCATGTAATAGACGTTACCCAACCTCAAGGACACTCTACATCAGGATCTCACGAAAGATATAAAAATGAAGCACGTCTTGCTTGGGAAGCTGAGTTTGATGGATTAGTAAAATTCAGAGAATGGATTCTTAACTATTCTATCGAAATTGAAGGAAAAGAAGAAGTTATTGCTACTGCTGAAGAGTTAGATGCAATTGATGAAGAAGCAAAAAAGAAAGCTAAAACAGGGCAGAAAGCAGCTTGGGATAATTACCAGAACGCGATCAAGGATTTAATTCAGTCAGTTTTACCTTTAGTAGAAAACCTTAAAGGACAGAATGCTGAAGTAGAAACTTATATTACTCATTTCAATAAATTAGTTTCAAAAGCTAAGAAAGATGTATTCCATTTAGCAAGAAAAGCTTTATTGGCTACAAGAGGAACAAACTCTGCAGAAAGAAATCAATTGATGCAGAAGTACAATGAGGTAGCAGAAGTTGAAAAAGACAATTACTCATCTCACCTATACTCTCAATCTGAGTGGAAAGCTGAAAACATTCAGGAAATCAAGCCTGTATATTCTGATAGTTCTGAAGATGTAGACGGAAGAGTAGTTATCAGAAATAACTTTGATAAAATCTTTGAAAAATATCCTGAAACATTAATCTTTGGTGAAGATACCGGAAACATCGGTGACGTAAACCAAGGATTGGAAGGAATGCAGGAAAAATACGGTGCTTTACGTATCGCCGATACAGGAATTCGTGAAGCTACAATTCTTGGACAAGGGATTGGTATGGCAATGAGAGGATTGAAACCTATTGCTGAAATCCAATATCTGGATTATGTTCTTTACTGTTTACAGGGAATGAGTGATGATTTGGCAACCGTACATTACAGAACTAAAGGAGGTCAAAAAGCTCCATTGATTATCAGAACAAGAGGTCACAGATTAGAAGGAATCTGGCACTCAGGTTCTCCAATGGCAGGAATTCTTAACCTTTCAAAAGGTATTTTAGTATTGGTTCCAAGAAGTTTAACTAAAGCAGCTGGTTTCTACAACACAATGCTTCAGGCAGACGAGCCGGCAATCATTGTAGAATGTCTGAACGGTTACAGATTAAAAGAAAAACAGCCAGATAACCTAGGTGAATTCACTGTGCCTGTAGGTAAAATTGAAGTTACAAAAGAAGGAAAAGATGTTACCTTAGTAACTTACGGTTCTACATGGAGAGTGGTAACTGAAGCAGCTAATGAATTAGAAAAACTAGGAATTTCTGCAGAAGTTATTGATATCCAGTCATTAATTCCTTTCGATTTATCTCACGAAATTGCTGAAAGCGTTAAGAAAACTAACAGGTTAGTAGTGATTGACGAAGATGTGGAAGGAGGAACAACAGGATTTATCCTACAGCAGATTCTTGAAAAGCAAAAAGCTTTCAGATACCTGGATTCAGATCCGTTGACAATCTCTGCAAATGATCACAGACCTGCCTATGCAAGTGATGGTGATTATTTCAGCAAGCCGTCTACAGACGATATGGTAGAAAAAATCTACGCAATGTTTAATGAAACAAATCCTCAGAAATATCCTGCGATATTCTAA
- a CDS encoding polyprenyl synthetase family protein: MANTVEEIKQPINEEMKLFEQKFYESMQSKVPLLDKVTRFIVTTKGKQMRPMFVFLCAKLVGDVTEKTYRGASMIELIHTATLVHDDVVDESFKRRNFFSINALWKNKIAVLVGDYLLSKSVLLSTDHKDYDLLGVISRTIREMSEGELLQLEKARKLDITEDVYYEIIRQKTATLIAACCEIGVLSNSTDEILAKKMLDFGTYTGMAFQIKDDLFDYLSSNVIGKPVGIDIKEQKMTLPLIHTLKIANEKDRKYYFDTIKRYNNNPKRVKELIEFVKNSGGLEYAITIMKDFQQKAKDILNEFPDSEARRSLHIMLDYVIERKF; the protein is encoded by the coding sequence GTGGCAAATACCGTAGAAGAAATCAAGCAACCGATTAATGAGGAAATGAAACTTTTCGAGCAAAAGTTTTATGAATCGATGCAGAGTAAAGTCCCTTTGTTAGACAAGGTAACTCGTTTTATTGTTACTACTAAAGGGAAACAGATGCGTCCTATGTTTGTATTTCTTTGTGCCAAGCTGGTAGGGGATGTTACCGAAAAGACCTATCGTGGAGCTTCCATGATAGAATTAATTCATACTGCTACATTAGTACATGATGATGTGGTGGATGAAAGTTTTAAGCGTCGTAATTTTTTCTCCATTAATGCATTATGGAAGAATAAAATTGCGGTTTTGGTAGGAGATTATCTTTTATCAAAATCAGTCTTATTGTCCACAGACCATAAAGATTATGACTTGCTTGGAGTGATTTCAAGAACGATCCGCGAAATGTCCGAAGGAGAGCTTCTTCAATTGGAGAAAGCCAGAAAATTGGACATAACGGAAGATGTTTACTATGAAATTATTCGACAGAAAACAGCCACTTTAATTGCTGCGTGCTGTGAAATTGGAGTTCTTTCCAACAGTACAGATGAGATTCTTGCTAAAAAAATGTTGGATTTTGGAACCTATACAGGAATGGCTTTCCAAATCAAGGATGACCTTTTCGATTACTTAAGTTCCAATGTGATTGGTAAACCTGTAGGAATTGATATTAAAGAACAGAAAATGACACTGCCTTTAATTCATACCTTGAAAATTGCCAACGAAAAGGATAGAAAATACTATTTTGATACCATCAAGCGTTATAATAACAATCCCAAAAGAGTAAAGGAACTGATAGAATTTGTAAAGAATTCCGGTGGCTTGGAGTACGCGATTACCATTATGAAAGATTTTCAGCAGAAAGCAAAGGATATTCTTAATGAATTTCCGGATTCTGAAGCAAGAAGGTCTTTACATATTATGCTGGATTATGTAATTGAGCGAAAATTTTAA
- a CDS encoding HNH endonuclease, with amino-acid sequence MKNPRWHRDELILTLNLYYELDSNLFTKTNFQVIELSEKLNKLPIYSEEERKLNFRSPSGVAMKLSNFMAIDADNENQGLSSYSKLDEETFNEFYKKGSELKRIANLILDSIHEKETLIKLYKIEDEIDSSVKESFEGEILYKLHKLKERDSGLIRTKKNNVLKEKGKLECEVCNFDFHEKYGEIGYEFIECHHIKPLSTYESRQKTILEDLAIVCSNCHRMLHRNVEDMSIDKLRQIIKNKII; translated from the coding sequence ATGAAAAACCCTAGATGGCATAGAGATGAATTAATTTTAACTTTAAATCTATACTATGAGCTTGACTCTAATTTATTCACCAAAACTAATTTTCAGGTTATAGAGCTGTCAGAAAAATTAAATAAACTACCAATATATTCTGAAGAAGAAAGGAAGTTGAATTTCAGGAGCCCGAGCGGTGTAGCAATGAAATTAAGTAATTTTATGGCTATTGATGCAGATAATGAAAATCAAGGACTATCCAGTTATTCTAAGCTAGATGAAGAAACTTTTAATGAATTTTATAAAAAAGGAAGTGAATTGAAACGAATTGCTAATTTGATTTTAGATTCAATCCATGAAAAAGAAACATTAATTAAACTTTATAAAATTGAAGATGAGATTGATAGCTCTGTTAAAGAAAGTTTTGAAGGTGAGATTTTATATAAATTACATAAACTAAAGGAGAGAGATAGTGGATTGATAAGGACTAAAAAGAATAACGTGCTAAAGGAGAAAGGAAAATTAGAATGTGAAGTTTGTAATTTTGATTTTCATGAAAAATATGGAGAAATTGGATATGAATTTATTGAATGTCATCATATAAAACCTTTGTCAACTTATGAATCTAGACAGAAAACGATATTGGAAGACTTAGCAATTGTTTGTTCAAATTGTCATAGAATGCTTCATCGAAATGTAGAAGATATGTCAATTGATAAATTAAGACAAATTATTAAAAATAAGATTATATAA
- the rlmN gene encoding 23S rRNA (adenine(2503)-C(2))-methyltransferase RlmN → MKDIRILSLDQLKDYFVSLGEKPFRAKQVYDWLWSKNLHSIDEMTNLSKSLRERIAEEYTINPVSVDLLQKSSDGTIKNGVKLHDGLLVESVLIPTETRTTACVSSQVGCSLNCEFCATARLKRMRNLEVAEIVDQVALIDSQSRMYFDRPLSNIVFMGMGEPMMNYKNVVEAIRKITQPEGLGMSPRRITVSTSGIPKMIKMLADDELRVKLALSLHSAIEVKRNEIMPFSDKFPLTDIMESLQYWYQKTGSVITFEYCVWKGINDGDEDIKALIKYCKQVPSKVNLIQYNPIGDGKYDQCNKQAEENYIRQLENAGITVMVRRSRGGDIDAACGQLANKATD, encoded by the coding sequence ATGAAAGATATCCGTATATTATCTCTAGATCAGCTTAAAGATTACTTTGTATCTTTAGGAGAAAAGCCGTTTCGTGCGAAACAGGTCTATGACTGGCTATGGAGTAAAAACCTCCATTCGATTGATGAAATGACGAATCTTTCGAAATCTCTTCGTGAAAGAATTGCTGAAGAGTATACCATTAACCCCGTTTCTGTAGATCTTCTTCAAAAAAGTTCTGACGGAACCATTAAAAATGGGGTGAAGCTTCACGACGGACTGTTAGTAGAATCAGTTCTTATTCCAACAGAAACAAGAACTACTGCTTGTGTATCTTCACAGGTAGGCTGCTCATTAAACTGCGAATTCTGTGCTACAGCAAGACTGAAAAGGATGAGAAACCTTGAGGTTGCTGAAATTGTAGACCAGGTGGCACTTATTGACAGCCAGAGCAGAATGTATTTTGACAGACCGCTTTCCAATATCGTATTCATGGGAATGGGAGAACCAATGATGAACTACAAAAATGTAGTGGAAGCGATTAGGAAAATTACCCAACCAGAGGGCTTGGGAATGTCTCCAAGAAGAATTACCGTTTCTACATCCGGAATTCCAAAAATGATTAAAATGCTTGCTGATGATGAATTGCGTGTGAAACTGGCATTGTCCCTTCACTCAGCCATCGAAGTAAAGCGTAATGAAATCATGCCTTTCTCAGATAAATTTCCGTTAACAGACATCATGGAATCACTTCAGTACTGGTATCAGAAAACCGGTTCAGTGATTACTTTTGAATACTGTGTATGGAAAGGAATTAATGATGGGGATGAAGATATTAAGGCTTTAATAAAATACTGCAAACAGGTTCCTTCCAAGGTAAACCTTATTCAATACAACCCGATTGGGGATGGAAAGTATGACCAGTGCAACAAACAGGCAGAAGAAAATTATATCCGACAGCTTGAAAATGCAGGAATTACAGTAATGGTAAGAAGAAGCCGAGGAGGAGATATTGATGCTGCTTGCGGGCAATTAGCAAACAAAGCCACCGATTAA
- the queA gene encoding tRNA preQ1(34) S-adenosylmethionine ribosyltransferase-isomerase QueA — MKTSDFNFDLPAELLAEHPSEHRDEARLMVLDRKTQTIEHKLFKDVVDYFDEKDLFIFNNTKVFPARLYGNKEKTGAKIEVFLLRELDKETRVWDVLVDPARKIRIGNKLFFTEDESLVAEVIDNTTSRGRTLRFLFDGSYDEFRTKLKELGETPLPKYIKRAVEPEDAERYQTIYAKVEGAVAAPTAGLHFSRHLMKKLEIKGIDFAEVTLHVGLGTFNPIEVEDLSKHKMESEEIIIDEKNAAIINNAVESHRRVCAVGTTTMRALETSVSSNKKISAFNGWTNKFIYPPHDFGVANTMITNFHTPKSTLIMMIAAFAGRDFIMQAYEEAVKEKYKFYSYGDAMLIL; from the coding sequence ATGAAAACATCAGATTTTAATTTTGATCTTCCTGCGGAATTATTAGCAGAACACCCATCAGAGCACAGAGACGAAGCTAGATTAATGGTTCTTGATAGAAAAACACAAACTATCGAGCACAAATTATTCAAGGATGTCGTAGATTATTTTGATGAGAAGGATTTGTTTATCTTCAACAATACTAAGGTTTTCCCTGCACGTCTTTATGGAAATAAAGAAAAAACAGGTGCTAAAATTGAGGTTTTCCTTTTAAGAGAGCTTGATAAAGAAACCAGAGTTTGGGATGTTTTGGTAGATCCGGCAAGAAAAATCAGAATTGGTAACAAGTTATTCTTCACTGAAGATGAATCTTTGGTAGCTGAGGTTATCGATAATACAACTTCAAGAGGAAGAACATTAAGATTCTTATTCGACGGTTCTTACGATGAATTCAGAACGAAATTAAAAGAACTGGGAGAAACTCCACTTCCAAAATATATTAAAAGAGCAGTAGAACCGGAAGATGCAGAAAGATACCAGACGATCTACGCTAAAGTGGAGGGAGCAGTTGCTGCACCTACAGCAGGTCTTCACTTCTCCAGACACTTAATGAAGAAATTAGAGATCAAAGGAATCGATTTTGCTGAGGTTACCCTTCACGTAGGATTAGGAACTTTCAACCCAATTGAGGTAGAAGATCTTTCTAAGCACAAAATGGAATCTGAAGAGATCATCATTGATGAAAAAAATGCTGCTATAATCAACAATGCAGTAGAATCTCACAGAAGAGTTTGCGCAGTAGGTACTACAACAATGAGAGCTTTGGAAACTTCTGTTTCTTCCAACAAAAAAATCTCTGCTTTCAATGGTTGGACAAATAAATTCATTTATCCACCTCATGATTTCGGAGTTGCTAACACAATGATCACAAACTTCCATACACCAAAGTCTACATTGATCATGATGATTGCTGCATTTGCAGGAAGAGACTTTATTATGCAAGCTTATGAAGAGGCCGTAAAAGAAAAGTATAAATTCTATTCTTACGGTGACGCAATGTTAATTCTATAA
- a CDS encoding class I SAM-dependent methyltransferase — protein sequence MKITKLVILFNYKKILLGVVVSILLLILSFQLHSSVFSLLLWGLSGLIVLNIIASLVASYWLYDNSDLYELNNLENTVNWNTIESAVLIHASFDPLSRRLEEKYPHLKLTVCDIYGNRHEHESGIEVSKKTFPPNPKEIKIAVEALPFEDESQDVILAVTALHEVLDHQKRVLFFKEAKRVLKKGGIIIVSEQFRDTTNFIFFNIGAFHFLSWKQWKNAIAPSGLKIVENKKITPFANMLIIKK from the coding sequence ATGAAAATTACCAAATTAGTTATTCTATTCAACTATAAAAAGATTCTGCTTGGAGTTGTTGTCTCCATTCTTCTTTTGATATTATCATTTCAGCTTCATTCAAGTGTTTTTAGCCTGTTGCTATGGGGACTGAGTGGTCTTATTGTTTTAAATATTATAGCATCTCTGGTAGCATCTTATTGGCTTTATGATAATTCCGATCTGTATGAACTGAATAATTTAGAAAACACTGTTAACTGGAACACCATTGAAAGCGCAGTCCTTATTCATGCTAGTTTTGACCCTTTATCTAGGAGATTGGAAGAAAAATATCCTCATTTGAAACTTACGGTTTGTGATATTTATGGAAACAGACATGAACATGAAAGCGGTATTGAAGTTTCTAAAAAAACGTTTCCTCCAAATCCCAAAGAAATAAAAATAGCTGTAGAGGCATTACCATTTGAAGACGAATCTCAGGATGTAATTCTTGCCGTGACCGCTCTCCATGAAGTTCTAGACCATCAGAAAAGAGTTTTGTTCTTTAAGGAAGCTAAAAGAGTCTTGAAGAAAGGAGGGATAATTATTGTTTCAGAGCAATTTAGAGATACTACCAATTTTATCTTTTTTAATATCGGAGCATTTCATTTTTTAAGCTGGAAACAATGGAAAAATGCCATTGCACCCTCCGGATTAAAGATCGTGGAGAATAAAAAGATTACCCCTTTTGCCAATATGCTGATTATAAAGAAATAA
- a CDS encoding AIM24 family protein, which yields MSKYSIEAFINETKENPQLRDYFELETKHLLEINLNNQAVWTKRGSMVSYVGNINFERQGMLSGGIGNLLKKAISGEGSKLMKAEGTGKLYVADSGKKVRILYLNNESVCVNGNDVLAHEQSVKSDITMLKSIAGMMSGGLFQVKLSGTGHIAITTHGDPLTLLVTPDTPVFTDPNATVAWSGNLSPELKTNVSFKSLIGRGSGEEFQMKFSGHGWVLIQPYEEVYLMEK from the coding sequence ATGAGCAAATATTCAATTGAAGCATTCATTAACGAAACAAAGGAAAATCCGCAACTAAGGGATTATTTCGAGCTGGAAACAAAACACCTTTTAGAAATCAACCTGAATAATCAGGCTGTATGGACAAAAAGAGGAAGCATGGTAAGCTATGTTGGAAATATTAATTTCGAAAGACAGGGCATGCTGTCAGGTGGTATCGGAAACCTTTTGAAAAAGGCTATCAGTGGAGAAGGAAGTAAGCTGATGAAAGCTGAAGGCACCGGAAAGCTGTATGTTGCAGATTCCGGGAAAAAAGTACGTATTCTTTACTTGAACAATGAGTCTGTCTGCGTGAATGGCAATGATGTTTTAGCTCATGAACAAAGTGTAAAAAGTGATATCACGATGCTTAAAAGCATTGCAGGAATGATGTCTGGTGGTCTTTTTCAGGTAAAACTTTCCGGAACAGGTCATATTGCCATTACCACTCACGGAGATCCCCTTACCTTGCTGGTAACGCCAGATACTCCCGTTTTCACAGATCCTAATGCCACTGTCGCATGGTCCGGAAACCTCAGCCCGGAACTTAAAACCAATGTTTCCTTTAAAAGCCTGATAGGAAGAGGAAGTGGTGAAGAGTTTCAAATGAAGTTTTCAGGACACGGATGGGTTCTGATTCAGCCTTATGAAGAAGTTTATCTTATGGAGAAATAA